One genomic window of Nicotiana sylvestris chromosome 10, ASM39365v2, whole genome shotgun sequence includes the following:
- the LOC104222705 gene encoding uncharacterized protein, with amino-acid sequence MIKNLMSQKFDFQDLATVTLTQTCSAVVTRPIAEKLSDPGSFTIPCTIGNFAFAKTLCDLGASINLMPLSIYKRLGIGRARPTSMLLQLDDRTVKRPFGILDDVLIQVGKFVFPADFVILDCKVDKEIPIILGRPFLSTGRALIDCETRELKMRLNDEEITFNVQKSMRRPSEFANCSLIDVVDVIVESDDEVLTIEDPLAACLMNLDEVNGEDLAEWVLALEGSKTFTGTKGVQNCHGVDHDRHQGDPPRLLHAQNSAGRGAQTFQGTSEEAEPQHEGSVEVEEIQETFPDEQLLATTHQEAPWYADFANYLASGIVPHDLSSVQRKRFFRESGQYYWDEPYLFRICLDNMIRRCVPEIEQFSVLQACHASPYGGHFGGVRTTATVLEAGFFWPTMFKDAHLWVKGCNESAALPTNDAKVVVGFLKKNIFTRFGTPRAIISDGGTHFCNRAFEKLLAKYDVRHKVATPYHPQTSGQVEVSNREIKSVLTKTVNATRTDWARKLDDALAYKTAFKTPIGTSRVTELNELEEFRYLAFESTKLYKERMKRMHDQNIVERNFKPGDMVLLYNSRLRLFPGHMARKKQKRSAGTSQQPTYDASRFESELAEDDFHAKASKSFIPEIPIDRAALHVEKEEIYEEIQRREMEFLFDEPKTVNRMLDDDSDDADQTEPVGAFNAIVGSISEALAETSAGIRKAIVGTTVGVGDGGPELPALALDLA; translated from the exons ATGATAAAGAACTTGATGTCCCAGAAATTTGATTTTCAAGACTTGGCTACGGTTACACTTACTCAGAcctgtagtgcagtggtgacGAGACCTATTGCTGAAAAGCTGTCTGATCCAGGtagctttacaattccatgcaccATTGGAAATTTCGCCTTTGCTAAGACGCTCTGTGATTTAGGGGCCAGcattaatcttatgcccctgtctatctataagaggttgggcattgggagagctagacccacctccaTGTTGTTGCAGCTGGACGACAGGACTGTGAAGCGTCCATTCGGTATCCTTGATGATGTGCTTATTCAGgtggggaaatttgtgttccctgcagattttgtgatcttggattgcaaAGTGGATAAAGAGATTCCTATAATcttaggaagaccattcttgTCCACGGGGAGAGCTCTGATTGACTGTGAGACTAGGGAGCTCAAAATGAGACTCAATGATGAGgaaataacattcaatgtgcagaagtctatgaggcgaccaagcgagttcgccaattgctctcttattgatgtcgtggatgtaattGTAGAGTCCGATGATGAGGTGTTGACAATTGAGGACCCCCTTGCTGCATGTTTGATGAACTTAGATGAAGTGAATGGTGAGGATTTGgcggaatgggtgttggcattggaag gttcAAAAACTTTTACAGGTACTAAAGGAGTGCAAAACTGTCATGGGGTGGACCATGACAGACATCAGGGGGATCCGCCCCGCCTACTGCATGCACaaaattctgctggaagaggggcacaaaccttccagggaacatcagaggaggctgaaccccaacatgaaggaagtg TTGAGGTTGAGGAAATACAAGAAACTTTTCCTGACGAGCAGCTGCTCGCCACCACTCATcaggaagcgccatggtatgcagactttgctaATTACCTGGCCAGTGGTATAGTTCCTCATGACCTTTCATCGGTCCAAAGGAAAAGATTTTTTCGTGAAAGCGGCCAgtattactgggatgaaccttatctgtttagaatatgccttgataatatgatccggagatgtgtccccgagatagagcAATTTTCTGTTTTGCAGGCGTGTCACGCATCGCcgtatggtggacactttggaggggtTAGGACAACGGCAACGGTGCTAGAGGCTGGATTCTTCTGGCCGACAATGTTTAAAGATGCGCACCTATGGGTGAAGGGATGCAATGAAT ctgcggcgttacccaccaatgatgcaaaagtggtggtgggatttctaaagaagaacatattcacccgcttTGGGACACCACGAGCAATTATCAGTGATGGAGGCACTCATTTCTGCAACAGGGCCTTTGAAAAGTTGCTTGCTAAGTATgatgtgcgccacaaggtggctactccTTACCACCCACAAACTAGTGGacaggttgaagtgtccaacagagaaatcaagagtgtgttaaccaaaactgtgaacgccacaagaactgattgggcaaggaagctagatgatgcactggCTTACAAAACTgccttcaaaactccaattg GCACGTCAAGAGTCACTGAATTGAATGAGCTCGAGGAGTTCagatatcttgcttttgagagcacaaaattgtacaaggagagaatgaagaggaTGCACGACCAGAACATTGTTGAGAGAAATTTCAAACCCGGGGACATGGTATTGCTATACAACTCAAGACTACGTCTGTTCCCAG GTCATATGGCTCGTAAGAAGCAAAAGAGATCGGCAGGCACATCCCAACAGCCTACATATGATGCCTCACGGTTCGAATCAGAATTGGCAGAGGACGACTTTCATGCCAAGGCCTCAAAGAGCTTCATCCCTGAGATTCCGATTGACAGGGCAGCCCTCCATGTAGAAAAGGAGGAGATATATGAGGAAATCCAGCGGAGGGAAATGGAGTTCTTATTTGATGAACCTAAAACGGTGAACAGGATGCTT GATGACGATTCAGACGATGCGGATCAGACTGAACCcgtaggtgccttcaatgcaattgttggctccatttctgaggcattagcagagactagtgctggtatcc GTAAGGCAATAGTAGGTACAACAGTTGGCGTTGGTGATGGAGGTCCTGAACTCCCTGCCCTTGCACTTGATCTGGCATAG